In Phoenix dactylifera cultivar Barhee BC4 chromosome 1, palm_55x_up_171113_PBpolish2nd_filt_p, whole genome shotgun sequence, the genomic stretch AGCTTGACTGGAAATCCCCCTTCCCAATGGCCTCAAACACCAGCGGATCAGTTAACATCACTGGAGCACTCTCAGCATTCATTTTTTCTAAAGCGAAAGATAGGTTCCTTCCAAGCCTTCTCTCCAAGTAGGCATCAACAAGGCAACCATAAGTCACAAGATCTGGGATGACACCCTCATGCTTCATGTGTTCAATGCTTAGATGGAGATCCCAGAACATGCACATCCTTGAATATGCCAAAGATCGTATATTGAAGGTAGTGAGATCAGGTGAGAAGCCAGCACCCACCATGCTTATAAATTCTCGCTGCAGGCTTTTCATTTTGAAATTGGCAGCATAAGACAACAAGAGTAGATTCCAGAGAAGATTGCCCACGTTACGCCTGCCAAGACCCACATCCCTCAAAAACTCACCTAGTTTGTAGAACTTCCTCCCGCTTATATAAGCAGATGCCATCGCCCGTATCGCTTCTTTCTCTATAAGAATTCTTGATTTCTTCATGCGCCCATATGCGGCTTCCATCTCTTCTATCGAACCAAACAAACTATAGTACTTGACAAAAGCATTCCCGGTCATGGAATCAACCTTAAAACCTCTCAAAACCATTTCTTTTACCATGTCCTCCATCAATTCAAGTTGTCCGACTTTCCCAAAGCAAGAGACTGCTAATGAATAAACCTCGCAGGAGAAGCCAAAATCTTGCCGGGAGGCAATCTCATGAACAATTGTTGATATCTCATCAAACTGCCCCATCATAGCGTAGGCATCCATTAGACCTGAAACAACCTCAATGCTGGGCAGGAATGAGCTATTTATGATCTCACTCCACAAGGCCTTAGCTTGTTGAAAGAGGCCATTATTTGCATAACAAAGCACCAAAGCTGAAAGGGTGGCACAGCCAGGCACGAAACctttggacttcaaatcaatgAGGAGTTTCAGAGCAACTTCAGGCATCTTATCTTGGTTCAGTGCTTGTATTA encodes the following:
- the LOC103724305 gene encoding pentatricopeptide repeat-containing protein At3g42630 isoform X2, translated to MTTVVAAPSSSSPSLSFSHSTSSSRRSTFACCQRPPRSRKQSLRSGASPRGNSDEMVQNWRKKEKRTDDEGVAALIQALNQDKMPEVALKLLIDLKSKGFVPGCATLSALVLCYANNGLFQQAKALWSEIINSSFLPSIEVVSGLMDAYAMMGQFDEISTIVHEIASRQDFGFSCEVYSLAVSCFGKVGQLELMEDMVKEMVLRGFKVDSMTGNAFVKYYSLFGSIEEMEAAYGRMKKSRILIEKEAIRAMASAYISGRKFYKLGEFLRDVGLGRRNVGNLLWNLLLLSYAANFKMKSLQREFISMVGAGFSPDLTTFNIRSLAYSRMCMFWDLHLSIEHMKHEGVIPDLVTYGCLVDAYLERRLGRNLSFALEKMNAESAPVMLTDPLVFEAIGKGDFQSSSETLLESTRQRGWTYSKLVSIYLRKQYRSNQIFWNY
- the LOC103724305 gene encoding pentatricopeptide repeat-containing protein At3g42630 isoform X1; translation: MTTVVAAPSSSSPSLSFSHSTSSSRRSTFACCQRPPRSRKQSLRSGASPRGNSDESEGVSHKGYPGRGKDERVYLPPDGGRGEAVFKLAGVQKKDKGLVYDLKEHEMVQNWRKKEKRTDDEGVAALIQALNQDKMPEVALKLLIDLKSKGFVPGCATLSALVLCYANNGLFQQAKALWSEIINSSFLPSIEVVSGLMDAYAMMGQFDEISTIVHEIASRQDFGFSCEVYSLAVSCFGKVGQLELMEDMVKEMVLRGFKVDSMTGNAFVKYYSLFGSIEEMEAAYGRMKKSRILIEKEAIRAMASAYISGRKFYKLGEFLRDVGLGRRNVGNLLWNLLLLSYAANFKMKSLQREFISMVGAGFSPDLTTFNIRSLAYSRMCMFWDLHLSIEHMKHEGVIPDLVTYGCLVDAYLERRLGRNLSFALEKMNAESAPVMLTDPLVFEAIGKGDFQSSSETLLESTRQRGWTYSKLVSIYLRKQYRSNQIFWNY